In a single window of the Populus alba chromosome 16, ASM523922v2, whole genome shotgun sequence genome:
- the LOC118062954 gene encoding protein S40-7 encodes MLYLPALGIINFPSFEKNRMDPASRYRFLGIPSSTSSSSSLADGNGDSNGNGDELNEDDILWTNDYTDQSLSNSSSSSPTTTSANNLQSKSNHLTAFPKNSGILAALPETNHNTVLYRKPSLQSSSSASSSSSSRAIPLIPRSPHVAEYASQSVPIRKLNQSAPMNVPVLSIAMAKQRNSRFKEDDDGEFDGDEEMLPPHEIVARGSRRSPKTTFSVLEGVGRTLKGRDLRQVRNAVWRQTGFLD; translated from the coding sequence ATGTTGTATCTACCAGCTCTAGGCATTATTAATTTtccatcatttgaaaaaaatcggATGGACCCCGCCTCCCGTTACCGTTTCCTCGGCATCCCCTCCTCcacttcctcctcctcctccttggcCGACGGAAACGGTGACAGTAACGGTAACGGAGATGAGCTCAACGAGGATGATATTCTCTGGACCAACGATTACACCGATCAAAGCCTAAGcaattcctcctcctcctctccaaCAACCACCTCCGCCAACAACCTCCAAAGTAAATCTAACCACCTCACAGCTTTCCCTAAGAACTCGGGCATTCTCGCGGCGTTACCAGAAACCAACCACAACACGGTTCTCTACCGCAAGCCTTCACttcaatcatcatcatcagcatCTTCTTCGTCGTCGTCTAGAGCAATCCCATTAATTCCAAGATCACCTCACGTGGCGGAATACGCGTCGCAGTCGGTACCGATTAGGAAATTGAACCAGTCGGCCCCGATGAATGTGCCGGTGTTGTCGATTGCAATGGCGAAACAGAGGAATAGCAGGTTTAAGGAGGATGATGATGGTGAGTTTGATGGAGACGAAGAGATGTTGCCGCCTCATGAGATTGTGGCACGAGGGTCGAGGCGGTCGCCGAAGACAACCTTTTCGGTTCTCGAAGGGGTTGGGAGGACGTTGAAAGGAAGGGATCTGAGACAGGTTAGGAATGCTGTTTGGCGTCAAACTggttttcttgattga